In one Acetobacter sp. genomic region, the following are encoded:
- the def gene encoding peptide deformylase: MTLLKIARMGHPVLLKPAERVENVVDPVVQTLIDDMIETMRDAGGVGLAAPQVHVSKRIFVYYVPSVRLEEGEISPEGVQVLVNPVIEPVDDEIRLRMEGCLSIPGLRGWVPRYARVRYQGLDRIGAPVSGIAEGFHANVIQHEGDHLDGVLYPMRMTDLGLMGFDTEAGRFLTPDIILGRSEQ; the protein is encoded by the coding sequence ATGACATTACTGAAGATCGCGCGCATGGGGCATCCGGTCCTGCTGAAGCCCGCCGAACGGGTGGAAAACGTCGTCGATCCGGTCGTGCAGACCCTGATTGACGACATGATCGAGACCATGCGTGACGCTGGTGGTGTCGGGCTTGCCGCTCCTCAAGTGCATGTTTCGAAAAGAATTTTCGTTTATTATGTACCCTCGGTCCGTCTGGAGGAAGGAGAGATCTCGCCGGAAGGCGTGCAGGTGCTGGTCAACCCGGTGATTGAACCGGTTGATGACGAAATCCGTCTCAGAATGGAGGGTTGTCTGTCCATTCCGGGATTACGGGGCTGGGTTCCCCGGTATGCGCGGGTTCGATATCAGGGACTCGACCGGATAGGGGCTCCTGTTTCCGGGATTGCGGAAGGATTCCACGCAAATGTGATCCAGCACGAAGGGGATCATCTGGATGGTGTTCTTTACCCGATGCGGATGACAGACCTCGGTCTGATGGGCTTTGATACGGAAGCAGGCCGGTTTCTGACGCCGGATATTATTTTGGGACGCAGTGAGCAATGA
- the rpsU gene encoding 30S ribosomal protein S21: MQVLVRDNNVDQALKALKKKMQREGLFREMKLRRHYEKPSERRAREAAEAVRRARKMERKRIEREGF; the protein is encoded by the coding sequence GTGCAGGTTCTCGTTCGCGACAACAATGTCGATCAGGCTCTTAAGGCACTCAAGAAGAAGATGCAGCGTGAAGGGCTTTTCCGTGAGATGAAGCTCCGCCGCCACTATGAGAAGCCTTCAGAGCGTCGCGCTCGTGAAGCAGCGGAAGCTGTGCGTCGCGCCCGCAAGATGGAGCGCAAGCGTATCGAGCGCGAAGGCTTCTAA
- the trxA gene encoding thioredoxin TrxA: MSENTVAVSDTTFETDVLKASGPVLVDFWAEWCGPCKMIAPALDEIGAEFKGQLKVAKVNIDENPLTPNTFGVRGIPTLILFKDGKPVETKVGALPKSQLKDWVKGLV; this comes from the coding sequence ATGAGCGAAAACACTGTCGCGGTCAGCGACACCACTTTCGAAACCGATGTTCTGAAGGCATCCGGCCCGGTTCTGGTCGATTTCTGGGCAGAGTGGTGCGGTCCCTGCAAGATGATCGCTCCGGCGCTGGACGAAATCGGGGCTGAGTTCAAAGGCCAGTTGAAAGTGGCCAAGGTCAATATCGACGAGAATCCCCTTACGCCGAATACCTTCGGTGTTCGCGGCATCCCGACCCTGATCCTGTTCAAGGACGGCAAGCCGGTGGAAACGAAAGTCGGCGCGCTCCCCAAGAGCCAGTTGAAAGACTGGGTCAAGGGACTGGTCTGA
- a CDS encoding glycosyltransferase family 4 protein — translation MKFLFVHQNFPGQFLHIVRHLIRSEAHEVVFISESNENIISGVRRVIYRKPVAPPEATHPGAREFALALSRADAVAQAASTLKDLGFVPDIIIGHHGWGELLNLQDIFPASPILGYFEFFYHSDGFDVGFDPEFPTVPDMLPRIRAKNAVNLVALNNPGWGQTPTLFQRSTYPSWALDKISVLREGVDLELCSPDSKAARHTLHIKDVTISPKDRLVTYVARDLEPYRGFHVFMRSLPRILKECPKARIVMVGGDGVSYGARLAHTTWRQYMLSELQGQIDLDRVHFVGKVTYDEFRALLKRSDAHVYLTYPFVASWSLREAMAMGCAIVGSDTDPVREFIESGRTGLLAPFLEPRKIADAVLTLLDNSKQAKILREGARAQAEATLCLNDYLMRYEDLIEQVSGLSPSADAAPSPRKRGSRKPTQQSAAASRKSRPAPVTAKTTSTAKTRSKALLPT, via the coding sequence TTGAAATTTCTCTTTGTTCACCAGAATTTTCCTGGGCAGTTCCTGCATATCGTTCGCCATCTGATCCGGTCGGAGGCGCATGAAGTCGTTTTCATCAGCGAGAGCAATGAGAATATCATTTCGGGTGTGCGCCGTGTTATCTATCGGAAACCCGTCGCCCCACCGGAAGCAACTCATCCCGGCGCGCGTGAGTTCGCGCTGGCTCTGAGCCGGGCCGACGCGGTGGCGCAGGCAGCCTCGACATTGAAGGATCTCGGCTTCGTTCCCGATATTATCATCGGGCATCATGGCTGGGGCGAATTGCTCAATTTGCAGGATATTTTCCCGGCTTCTCCAATTCTCGGCTATTTCGAGTTTTTCTATCATTCCGATGGATTCGATGTCGGTTTCGATCCTGAGTTTCCGACAGTGCCGGACATGCTGCCGCGTATTCGGGCCAAGAACGCCGTCAATCTGGTGGCATTGAACAATCCCGGCTGGGGACAGACCCCGACACTGTTCCAGCGCAGCACCTATCCTTCATGGGCGCTCGACAAGATTTCGGTCTTGCGTGAAGGCGTCGATCTGGAACTGTGCAGCCCTGATTCCAAGGCGGCACGACACACGCTGCATATCAAGGACGTGACGATTTCTCCCAAGGACCGTCTGGTCACCTATGTCGCCCGGGATCTGGAGCCCTATCGCGGCTTCCACGTTTTCATGCGTTCGCTGCCACGTATTCTGAAGGAATGCCCGAAGGCCCGTATTGTCATGGTCGGCGGAGATGGCGTCAGCTATGGCGCCCGGCTGGCACATACGACCTGGCGGCAGTACATGCTGTCCGAACTTCAGGGCCAGATTGATCTCGATCGCGTCCATTTTGTCGGCAAGGTCACCTACGATGAATTCCGCGCGCTTCTGAAACGCTCTGACGCGCACGTCTATCTGACCTATCCGTTTGTGGCGTCATGGTCCTTGCGGGAAGCGATGGCGATGGGCTGCGCGATTGTGGGAAGTGACACAGACCCGGTCCGCGAATTTATCGAAAGCGGACGTACCGGCCTGCTGGCTCCGTTCCTTGAGCCCCGGAAGATCGCGGATGCTGTCCTTACGCTTCTGGACAACAGCAAACAGGCAAAAATTTTACGTGAAGGCGCACGCGCTCAGGCGGAAGCCACGCTCTGCCTGAATGACTATCTCATGCGCTATGAGGATCTGATCGAGCAGGTGAGCGGACTGTCACCGTCTGCCGATGCTGCGCCGTCCCCCCGGAAACGTGGTTCACGCAAACCGACCCAGCAGAGCGCGGCGGCATCCAGAAAATCCAGACCAGCCCCTGTCACTGCAAAAACGACTTCGACTGCGAAGACCCGCTCAAAGGCGCTCTTGCCGACCTGA
- a CDS encoding glycosyltransferase: MAKRATAGSRSRSSSRMAAAEALSAERTDDDSTVVGLITPQDRENWEKWASEQAQNSFDSGEACWKAGDTVGALGWLERAHRMAPDSPNVMLLLAVVRQACGNGQGAIALLEILTTRHDVAGLWCMLAAACLRQGPGQTEAAVGALKRALSGHVCTDDMAVLADRIMTAAGYPGWCGLDNRGGVRVGGDISRLLATEGDHRPGRRKKQHAPVSGRLTARADGEICSILRDETGLLRPDAPEGFWHTDRLDILWDGHPLPASPLRPAAAMRVEGLVEASEGSIIGWVWHPANPDRAPRLRVLEAATDREIMSFTAEDFSSDVSSDIPLSRFRQIALSSENLPVGPVRIVDETGRDLTGSPLEARRDCPVSGGKKQGPRKAGRVGAAALKPAATKARSGASVLIVIPVYRDVTGTKACLESVLTSLPVASRNSPRILVINDASPDPDMATTLRRFAKDSRVTVTEKPANRGFVATANLGLVAALSGQARARDVVLLNSDTLVAGDWLEELRAVAWSAPDIGTVTPLSNDATILSYPDVAGSNPTPTLDQTAILMKLARSANKGVVIDIPTGHGFCLYIRHDCLEQTGLLRADLFAQGYGEENDFCLRASRAGWRNVAAPGAYVAHVGSVSFGATRTGLLRRNLALLNRLYPDYNALIAEHVAADPLFEARRKIDLLRWRRAARLFARDGSSGGAPPVVLMVTHDYGGGVERVVRQRAAALRGAGVRPVLIRPVKGGCRLEGGAEAEDLLAASFPNLRFSLPVEWPRLLRLLTADPVDHIEWHHASGHHMAMREIASVIGVPYDVYVHDYIWFCPRISLVGRTRRYCGEPDAATCDDCVATLGRSVDDDMPVADYVARSARELEAARKVIVPSDDTAQRMRRHFPALRPVIAPLEDDRPDLSLAHYSRLFPSSSPSGSPSGSIMGLPRIPGRFRVCVVGAIGKEKGYDVLLAAAREAREQGLPLEFVIVGHTPDDASLMETGHVYVTGCYREEEAIALIRAQQPDYGLIPSVWPETWCFALGVTWRAGLNTAAFDIGAVAERIRATGRGHILPLGISASQLNVILISLCQHSGERIS, encoded by the coding sequence TTGGCCAAACGCGCGACAGCCGGAAGTCGCTCCCGGTCTTCTTCCCGGATGGCGGCGGCGGAAGCTCTGAGCGCAGAGCGCACGGATGACGATTCGACCGTAGTCGGTCTCATAACGCCGCAGGATCGGGAAAACTGGGAAAAATGGGCGAGTGAGCAGGCCCAGAACTCTTTCGACAGCGGAGAGGCCTGCTGGAAGGCCGGCGATACGGTCGGCGCACTCGGCTGGCTGGAGCGCGCCCATCGGATGGCGCCCGACAGTCCGAATGTGATGCTTCTTCTCGCCGTGGTCCGACAGGCCTGCGGAAACGGGCAGGGAGCGATTGCCCTTCTCGAAATCCTGACCACCCGTCATGATGTGGCCGGACTCTGGTGCATGCTTGCCGCCGCCTGTCTCAGGCAGGGGCCGGGGCAGACTGAGGCGGCGGTCGGCGCGTTGAAGCGGGCGCTCTCAGGTCATGTCTGCACCGACGATATGGCTGTTCTGGCTGACCGGATCATGACGGCGGCAGGCTATCCCGGCTGGTGCGGTCTGGATAATCGGGGCGGCGTCAGAGTGGGCGGTGATATCAGTCGTCTGCTTGCGACCGAAGGCGATCATCGTCCGGGCCGTCGTAAAAAGCAGCATGCACCGGTATCTGGACGGCTGACTGCCCGTGCCGATGGAGAGATATGCTCCATCCTGCGCGATGAAACCGGCCTGCTGCGCCCGGATGCGCCGGAAGGATTCTGGCATACGGATCGGCTCGACATTCTGTGGGACGGTCATCCGCTACCCGCCAGCCCGCTTCGTCCTGCCGCCGCCATGCGGGTCGAAGGGCTGGTCGAGGCGTCCGAAGGGAGCATCATCGGCTGGGTGTGGCATCCGGCCAACCCGGATCGGGCGCCACGTCTGCGGGTTCTTGAAGCGGCCACAGACCGGGAGATCATGAGCTTCACGGCGGAGGATTTTTCGTCGGACGTCAGCTCCGACATCCCGTTGTCACGGTTCCGGCAGATCGCTCTTTCCAGCGAAAATCTCCCCGTCGGTCCGGTTCGGATCGTCGATGAGACCGGGCGGGATCTGACGGGCAGCCCGCTTGAGGCGCGTCGTGATTGTCCGGTCTCCGGAGGAAAAAAACAGGGCCCCCGCAAGGCCGGTCGTGTGGGCGCCGCTGCGCTGAAACCTGCCGCGACAAAGGCCCGGAGCGGCGCCTCCGTGCTGATCGTCATTCCGGTCTACCGGGACGTGACGGGCACGAAAGCCTGTCTTGAAAGCGTGCTGACGTCGCTCCCTGTGGCGTCCCGCAACAGCCCCCGGATTCTGGTCATCAATGATGCGTCGCCGGACCCGGATATGGCGACCACGCTGCGTCGTTTCGCAAAAGATTCGCGAGTCACCGTGACGGAGAAACCGGCCAATCGCGGATTTGTCGCGACGGCCAATCTCGGTCTTGTGGCCGCTCTTTCCGGGCAGGCCCGCGCCCGGGATGTCGTGCTGCTGAACAGCGACACGCTTGTCGCCGGTGACTGGCTTGAAGAATTGCGTGCTGTCGCCTGGAGCGCGCCGGATATCGGCACGGTCACGCCGCTGTCGAACGATGCGACCATCCTGTCCTATCCGGATGTGGCGGGATCAAATCCGACACCCACGCTCGACCAGACGGCCATCCTGATGAAGTTGGCCCGGTCCGCCAACAAGGGCGTGGTCATCGATATTCCGACAGGACACGGTTTCTGTCTCTATATCCGTCATGACTGTCTGGAGCAGACTGGTCTGTTGCGTGCCGACCTGTTCGCGCAGGGCTATGGCGAGGAAAATGATTTCTGCCTGCGCGCCTCTCGGGCCGGATGGCGGAATGTCGCGGCTCCCGGAGCCTATGTCGCGCATGTGGGTTCTGTCTCGTTCGGGGCGACCCGCACCGGCCTGCTGCGGCGCAATCTCGCTCTGCTCAACCGGCTTTATCCCGATTACAACGCGCTGATCGCAGAGCATGTGGCCGCAGACCCGCTATTCGAGGCGCGACGGAAAATCGATCTCCTGCGCTGGCGTCGGGCGGCCCGTCTGTTTGCCCGTGACGGTTCTTCCGGTGGCGCGCCGCCGGTGGTGCTGATGGTGACGCATGATTATGGCGGCGGTGTCGAGCGGGTGGTGCGCCAGCGTGCGGCGGCGCTGAGGGGGGCAGGGGTTCGACCGGTGCTGATCCGCCCGGTAAAGGGGGGCTGTCGTCTTGAGGGAGGAGCGGAAGCGGAAGATCTTCTGGCCGCTTCCTTTCCGAATCTGCGTTTCAGCCTGCCTGTGGAATGGCCGCGCCTGCTACGCCTGTTGACGGCGGACCCTGTCGATCACATCGAATGGCACCATGCCAGTGGCCATCACATGGCCATGCGGGAGATCGCCTCCGTAATCGGTGTGCCTTACGATGTGTATGTGCATGATTATATCTGGTTCTGTCCCCGCATCTCTCTGGTGGGCAGGACCCGTCGTTACTGTGGCGAACCGGATGCCGCCACCTGCGATGACTGCGTGGCGACGCTGGGTCGGAGCGTCGATGATGACATGCCGGTCGCTGATTATGTCGCGCGTTCGGCGCGTGAACTAGAGGCGGCCCGTAAGGTGATCGTCCCGTCGGACGATACGGCGCAGCGGATGCGACGGCATTTTCCTGCTCTAAGGCCGGTCATAGCGCCTCTGGAGGACGATCGTCCCGACCTGTCGCTGGCGCATTACAGCAGGCTTTTTCCGTCATCGTCTCCTTCTGGGTCTCCTTCTGGCTCCATCATGGGTCTGCCGCGCATACCCGGCCGTTTTCGGGTCTGCGTGGTCGGGGCGATCGGAAAGGAGAAAGGCTATGACGTTCTGCTGGCTGCGGCGCGCGAGGCCCGGGAGCAGGGGCTGCCACTGGAGTTCGTGATTGTCGGCCATACGCCTGACGATGCCTCCCTGATGGAAACCGGGCATGTCTATGTCACGGGCTGTTATCGCGAGGAGGAGGCGATCGCACTGATTCGGGCGCAGCAGCCGGATTATGGACTTATTCCGTCAGTATGGCCTGAAACATGGTGTTTCGCGCTGGGCGTGACGTGGCGGGCGGGCCTGAATACGGCGGCTTTCGACATCGGCGCTGTTGCCGAGCGGATACGGGCAACAGGGAGAGGTCACATACTGCCGCTTGGTATATCGGCAAGCCAGCTTAACGTGATATTGATCTCTCTCTGTCAGCACTCAGGCGAAAGGATATCGTGA
- a CDS encoding tetratricopeptide repeat protein yields the protein MSLLSRLFTRRSPEKRLQYGLQLIEAEDFAGGFAEISAAAQTGMPEAQFRLARLYLDGVGIPRDLVEGGRWLRRAAEAEWIEAQFVLATLYLVGLPEAVESDSFNLTDVAQNVTGQPNFHRAAHWAKLAADADNPDAQALYGYVLNAGPDDLRNPEESLVWYQRAAKGGSPQGYLGLGLAGLHSARSDAELAEAIGHLRIAADANVGSALYLMGIAYERGAGAPHDPVAATVCYGKAAVHNVRSAQARYGLALLEGRGIEKDPSKGETWLRKAALAGDLEASALLGDIHARGGDLPPNYLEAASWYRRAAEGGHAASARALGMLYLTGAGVTRDEDEAAKWFRYASEKGDKASSADLGNLLLMGGGTAEDRLATRTLYEKAAHSGDLIAAFNFGVCLAEGVGTERDEEQAAHWMRKAAEGIINAQYWYGRMLIDGRGVPANPEEGRGWIRKAALEGMVEAEHYYAQLLIDGEGGPADHAEAFVMFERAAKQDNANSMFALGAMLGGGHDIAEDRQKALEWFRQAAERGHVGAQLMMGRYLTRGLVGEPDMEEGLVWYRKAEAAGLAQASADMAQLKFPLREPKPEGNRSAEEPAEMHPADSHPAVG from the coding sequence TTGAGTCTGCTTTCACGCCTGTTTACCCGCCGCTCTCCAGAGAAACGGCTTCAGTATGGTCTTCAGCTTATCGAAGCCGAGGACTTCGCCGGGGGCTTTGCCGAGATCAGCGCCGCAGCCCAGACGGGCATGCCGGAAGCGCAGTTCCGTCTTGCCCGTCTGTATCTCGACGGTGTCGGTATTCCGCGTGATCTGGTGGAAGGTGGCCGGTGGCTCCGCAGAGCGGCGGAAGCCGAGTGGATCGAAGCCCAGTTCGTGCTGGCGACACTGTATCTGGTCGGCCTGCCGGAAGCCGTTGAGAGCGATTCCTTCAATCTGACGGATGTCGCGCAGAATGTGACCGGTCAGCCCAACTTCCATCGGGCGGCGCATTGGGCGAAGCTGGCGGCTGATGCTGACAACCCGGATGCTCAGGCTCTTTATGGCTATGTGCTCAATGCCGGGCCGGATGATCTGCGTAATCCCGAGGAATCCCTCGTCTGGTATCAGCGGGCCGCCAAGGGTGGCAGTCCGCAGGGTTATCTGGGCCTCGGTCTGGCAGGACTGCATTCCGCCCGGTCCGACGCGGAGCTTGCCGAGGCGATCGGGCATCTCAGGATCGCGGCTGACGCCAATGTCGGCTCGGCGCTCTATCTCATGGGCATCGCTTATGAGCGGGGCGCTGGCGCACCTCATGATCCGGTTGCGGCCACCGTATGCTATGGCAAGGCGGCTGTTCACAATGTCCGCTCCGCTCAGGCCCGCTACGGGCTGGCCCTGCTTGAGGGGCGGGGCATTGAAAAGGATCCCTCAAAGGGAGAGACGTGGCTGCGCAAGGCGGCGCTCGCCGGAGATCTGGAAGCCAGTGCCCTGCTGGGTGACATCCACGCGCGCGGCGGCGATCTGCCGCCCAACTATCTTGAGGCCGCGAGCTGGTATCGCCGCGCCGCGGAGGGAGGGCATGCCGCTTCCGCCCGCGCTCTCGGGATGCTGTATCTCACGGGCGCAGGCGTCACCCGTGATGAGGACGAGGCGGCCAAATGGTTCCGCTACGCCTCGGAAAAGGGTGATAAGGCCAGTTCCGCCGATCTGGGCAATCTGCTGCTGATGGGCGGCGGCACAGCCGAGGACAGGCTGGCGACGCGTACCCTGTATGAAAAGGCGGCTCATTCGGGCGACCTGATCGCCGCCTTCAATTTCGGCGTCTGCCTCGCCGAGGGCGTCGGCACGGAACGGGATGAGGAGCAGGCGGCGCACTGGATGCGCAAGGCGGCGGAAGGAATCATCAACGCGCAGTACTGGTATGGCCGGATGCTGATTGATGGACGCGGCGTTCCCGCCAATCCCGAGGAAGGTCGTGGGTGGATTCGCAAGGCGGCGCTCGAAGGCATGGTGGAAGCCGAGCATTATTACGCCCAGCTTCTGATTGATGGAGAGGGTGGTCCGGCTGACCACGCGGAAGCGTTCGTCATGTTCGAGCGTGCCGCGAAGCAGGATAACGCCAACAGCATGTTTGCATTGGGCGCCATGCTGGGTGGTGGCCATGACATCGCCGAAGATCGGCAGAAGGCTCTGGAGTGGTTCCGGCAGGCGGCGGAACGCGGGCATGTCGGCGCGCAGCTGATGATGGGGCGTTACCTGACACGTGGCCTTGTGGGCGAACCCGACATGGAGGAGGGGCTTGTCTGGTATCGCAAGGCCGAGGCCGCCGGACTGGCGCAGGCCAGCGCGGACATGGCGCAACTGAAATTCCCGTTGCGGGAGCCGAAGCCTGAAGGAAACAGGAGCGCGGAAGAGCCTGCCGAGATGCATCCCGCCGACTCTCACCCGGCTGTTGGTTAG
- a CDS encoding HlyD family type I secretion periplasmic adaptor subunit gives MTQQDVVPASGDEEKTQDFLPEATDPFAPNDLPPALLEFHSPSAALVNMPPTATAQYITWLIGGLTIASVVIMSVFPLNRVVTTPGKIVSTQQTLVVQPLETSIIRSIDVHEGDFVHKGQVLSHLDPTISDADIENMKALSQSYSAEVDRLSAEAEGRDYVPDPGNPATTQEAATFLRRKAEFDAKVNNYQEQIASQTSDLQGFLANAAMFGAKARVARDVHTMRLRLQQDQVGSRLSTLGAQSELMENERSQIGAQQQAASARSKIRALVSERQNYIETWKAQIYHDLSDAQRHLSEASSNYSKARLRKSMTTLVAGEDSIVLTIARLSIGSVITTGNELMTLVPVGSGLEVEAHLNGSEAGFVQLGDKALLKFATFPFAQYGGAEATVREISADSFSAQGGGAGGGGGGTPSQSSDPSAAQQAYYRVRLRVDRYTLHGVPSFFHPHPGMPVTADIQVGKRTVMQFLLNSILPLVTDGMREP, from the coding sequence ATGACCCAACAGGACGTTGTGCCCGCTTCCGGTGATGAGGAAAAAACCCAGGATTTCCTTCCTGAGGCGACAGATCCTTTTGCTCCGAATGACCTGCCACCGGCGCTGCTTGAGTTCCACTCGCCAAGCGCGGCGCTGGTCAACATGCCGCCTACGGCGACGGCCCAGTATATCACCTGGCTGATCGGTGGACTTACGATCGCCAGTGTCGTCATCATGAGCGTCTTCCCGCTTAACCGTGTGGTGACGACGCCCGGCAAGATCGTTTCGACCCAGCAGACGCTGGTGGTGCAGCCACTGGAAACGTCGATCATCCGCAGCATCGACGTGCATGAGGGTGACTTCGTCCATAAGGGACAGGTGCTTTCACATCTTGATCCGACGATCAGCGACGCTGACATCGAGAACATGAAGGCCCTGAGTCAGAGCTATTCCGCCGAAGTGGACCGTCTGAGCGCCGAAGCGGAAGGCCGCGATTATGTGCCTGATCCGGGTAATCCCGCGACAACGCAGGAGGCGGCGACTTTCCTACGCCGCAAGGCCGAGTTCGACGCGAAGGTGAACAATTATCAGGAGCAGATCGCGTCGCAGACCAGTGATTTGCAGGGCTTTCTGGCCAACGCCGCGATGTTCGGCGCCAAGGCCAGAGTTGCCCGCGACGTGCACACCATGCGTCTGCGTCTGCAACAGGATCAGGTCGGCAGCCGTCTCTCCACGCTGGGCGCGCAGAGCGAGCTTATGGAAAACGAGCGCTCACAGATTGGCGCGCAGCAGCAGGCCGCCAGCGCCCGCAGCAAGATTCGTGCGCTGGTTTCCGAACGACAGAACTATATCGAGACATGGAAAGCCCAGATCTATCACGATCTGAGTGACGCCCAGCGGCATCTCTCCGAGGCGTCAAGCAATTACAGCAAGGCCAGACTGCGCAAGAGCATGACGACGCTGGTCGCCGGTGAGGACTCCATCGTCCTGACGATCGCCAGACTGTCGATCGGCTCGGTCATCACGACCGGTAACGAACTCATGACACTGGTGCCGGTCGGTAGCGGTCTTGAGGTCGAAGCGCATCTCAATGGTTCGGAAGCGGGATTCGTGCAGCTCGGCGACAAGGCCCTGCTGAAATTCGCGACTTTCCCCTTCGCCCAGTATGGTGGAGCCGAAGCTACTGTGCGTGAAATCAGCGCGGACTCTTTCAGCGCGCAGGGCGGCGGCGCAGGCGGCGGCGGTGGAGGGACACCCTCACAATCTTCTGATCCGAGCGCCGCGCAGCAGGCCTATTACCGTGTTCGTCTCCGTGTGGATCGCTATACACTGCATGGTGTGCCGTCCTTCTTCCATCCGCATCCCGGTATGCCGGTCACGGCGGATATTCAGGTGGGCAAGCGGACCGTGATGCAATTCCTGCTCAACAGCATCCTGCCTCTGGTCACGGACGGCATGAGGGAACCATAA